The proteins below are encoded in one region of Thermococcus sp. 21S7:
- a CDS encoding DUF2281 domain-containing protein, whose amino-acid sequence MEDAYRLFEMLPDDLKREVLDYIEFLLERRSSRRGKGLKMEWKGALRELRNEYTSVELQHKAIEWWG is encoded by the coding sequence ATGGAAGATGCTTACAGGCTGTTTGAAATGCTCCCTGACGACCTCAAGAGGGAGGTTCTGGATTACATAGAATTCCTCCTGGAAAGAAGGAGCTCAAGGAGGGGGAAAGGTCTCAAAATGGAGTGGAAGGGGGCCCTGAGGGAGCTGAGAAACGAGTACACATCGGTGGAACTCCAGCACAAGGCGATTGAATGGTGGGGCTGA
- a CDS encoding PIN domain-containing protein, whose translation MVGLMFLVDTNVFLEVLLEQANSKVAEEFLKKTPPELVHVSDFTLYSIGIIMTRAGKEEAFPGFVEDIIMNGGFTILRLPPLEFRGLVDAMKRFNLDFDDAYQYRLAELYNLRIVSFDADFDGTELGRITPEQAIKTVNTFGEPKGG comes from the coding sequence ATGGTGGGGCTGATGTTCCTGGTGGACACCAACGTATTCCTAGAAGTTCTCCTGGAACAGGCAAACTCAAAGGTTGCGGAGGAGTTCCTCAAGAAAACGCCGCCGGAGCTCGTTCACGTATCGGATTTCACCCTGTACTCAATAGGTATCATAATGACCCGGGCGGGAAAGGAGGAGGCCTTTCCAGGGTTCGTTGAAGACATAATCATGAACGGCGGTTTCACAATTCTGAGGCTGCCCCCGCTGGAATTCAGAGGACTCGTTGATGCTATGAAAAGGTTCAACCTGGATTTCGACGACGCCTACCAGTACAGGCTTGCGGAGCTGTACAACCTGAGGATAGTCAGCTTCGATGCCGACTTCGATGGGACAGAACTTGGCAGGATAACCCCGGAACAGGCCATCAAAACCGTCAATACATTCGGAGAGCCCAAAGGAGGGTAA